One part of the Gemmatimonadaceae bacterium genome encodes these proteins:
- the ilvB gene encoding biosynthetic-type acetolactate synthase large subunit, giving the protein MTVSSSQTRSGAQVICEALVREGVEVLFGIPGGAIMPLYHALWEYRDRLHHVLCRHEQGAGHAAEGYARASGRVGVCIGTSGPGATNLVTPIADAFMDSTPLVVITGQVHSALLGTDAFQETDITGITIPITKHSYLVTDAHELPRVIREAFHLASSGRTGPVLIDVTKDAQQTRLVPEWPASSDAGRMDGTPPADRLLRHAARLLNVSARPLILAGNGVIQSGAHHVLMAVAERTGVPVVTTLHGLGAFPQDHPLSLGMPGMHGWVHVNRALQSCDVLLNVGSRFDDRVTGKVATFAPRARVIHVDVDASEIGKLVPVTVGIRGDARQVLEALLPRLESRAHHAWRAEVREMQATHQPRQTYARRDGERRLMPYDVLRALNASFASHGQYRVISDVGQHQMWTAQLLDWRRPRSHITSGGAGTMGFAVPAALGAALAAPDETIWVVVGDGGFQMTNQELATLQQEGIRNVKIAIINNGYLGMVRQWQELFEQRRYSGTPLSAPDFAMLARAYGHHGVVVDRVEQVSDVLTHAWSHDGVVVIDFRVEREANVFPMVPAGSSIGEMLTGPVS; this is encoded by the coding sequence ATGACCGTTTCGTCAAGCCAGACCCGCTCCGGCGCGCAGGTCATCTGCGAAGCGCTCGTGCGCGAAGGGGTCGAGGTGCTCTTCGGCATCCCGGGCGGCGCCATCATGCCCCTGTACCACGCGTTGTGGGAGTACCGCGATCGCCTGCATCACGTGTTGTGCCGCCACGAGCAGGGCGCAGGGCACGCCGCCGAGGGCTACGCGCGCGCCTCCGGGCGCGTGGGCGTGTGCATCGGCACGTCGGGCCCGGGCGCGACCAATCTCGTGACACCGATTGCCGATGCCTTCATGGACTCCACGCCGCTGGTGGTGATCACCGGCCAGGTACACAGCGCGCTGCTCGGCACGGATGCCTTCCAGGAGACCGACATCACCGGCATCACCATCCCGATCACCAAGCACTCGTACCTGGTCACCGACGCCCACGAGTTGCCACGGGTGATTCGTGAGGCGTTCCACCTGGCATCGAGCGGCCGGACGGGCCCGGTGCTCATTGACGTGACCAAAGATGCCCAGCAGACGCGCCTCGTGCCCGAGTGGCCGGCATCGTCGGATGCGGGTCGCATGGACGGCACCCCGCCGGCCGACCGTCTCCTGCGACACGCGGCCCGACTGCTCAACGTCTCGGCACGCCCGCTCATCCTGGCAGGCAACGGCGTGATCCAGTCCGGGGCCCACCACGTCCTCATGGCGGTCGCCGAGCGCACGGGTGTGCCCGTCGTCACCACGTTGCACGGGCTGGGCGCGTTCCCGCAGGACCACCCGCTGTCGCTGGGGATGCCGGGGATGCACGGCTGGGTCCACGTCAACCGGGCGCTGCAGTCGTGCGACGTGCTGCTCAACGTGGGCAGTCGCTTCGACGATCGTGTGACGGGCAAGGTCGCCACGTTCGCGCCGCGTGCGCGCGTGATCCACGTGGACGTCGATGCGTCGGAGATCGGCAAGCTGGTCCCCGTGACCGTCGGCATTCGCGGCGACGCGCGGCAGGTCCTCGAGGCGTTGCTGCCCCGCCTCGAGTCACGCGCACACCACGCCTGGCGGGCAGAGGTGCGCGAGATGCAGGCCACGCACCAGCCGCGGCAGACCTACGCTCGGCGCGATGGAGAGCGGCGCCTCATGCCCTACGATGTGCTGCGCGCCCTGAATGCGTCGTTCGCGTCACACGGTCAGTATCGCGTGATCAGCGACGTGGGGCAGCACCAGATGTGGACCGCGCAGTTGCTCGACTGGCGACGCCCTCGCTCCCACATCACGTCGGGCGGTGCCGGCACGATGGGCTTTGCCGTCCCGGCCGCCCTTGGCGCGGCGCTCGCCGCACCGGACGAGACCATCTGGGTGGTCGTTGGCGACGGCGGCTTCCAGATGACCAACCAGGAGCTGGCTACGCTGCAGCAGGAGGGCATCCGCAACGTGAAGATCGCCATCATCAACAACGGCTACCTCGGCATGGTGCGGCAGTGGCAGGAGCTCTTCGAGCAGCGGCGCTACAGCGGCACGCCGCTCTCCGCCCCGGACTTCGCCATGCTCGCGCGGGCCTACGGCCACCACGGCGTCGTCGTGGATCGCGTCGAGCAGGTGTCCGACGTTCTGACGCACGCGTGGAGCCACGACGGCGTCGTCGTCATCGATTTTCGCGTTGAGCGTGAAGCCAACGTGTTCCCCATGGTGCCGGCAGGCAGCTCGATCGGCGAGATGCTCACCGGGCCCGTTTCATGA
- the ilvN gene encoding acetolactate synthase small subunit — translation MQHTVIALVHDRPGVLNRAVSLFRRRAFNIDSLSVATTEQSGLSRMTLVVRRDDVAQVVRQLERLVDVVSVRDVTHQPMVAHELCLVRLAPPGSRLGALLRIVHECDARVVETAPQAMLIAVMGPPESVSTCIERLRGFGILELTRSGRVAMTVAGIPTPGRPSAAPSTDAPYTWQADGALDHEAA, via the coding sequence ATGCAACACACCGTCATCGCTCTCGTGCATGATCGTCCCGGCGTGCTCAATCGCGCCGTCTCCCTGTTCCGACGCCGAGCCTTCAACATCGACTCGCTTTCGGTGGCCACCACGGAACAGTCCGGCTTGTCGCGGATGACCCTCGTGGTCCGGCGTGACGACGTCGCACAGGTCGTGCGCCAGCTCGAGCGGCTGGTCGACGTCGTGTCCGTGCGCGATGTCACGCACCAGCCGATGGTGGCGCACGAGCTCTGCCTCGTCAGGCTCGCCCCGCCGGGCAGCCGGCTCGGCGCGCTGCTGCGCATTGTTCACGAGTGCGACGCGCGCGTGGTCGAGACCGCGCCGCAGGCCATGCTCATCGCCGTGATGGGGCCGCCGGAGTCGGTCAGTACCTGCATCGAGCGGTTGCGGGGCTTCGGCATCCTCGAACTGACGCGCTCGGGACGCGTGGCCATGACCGTCGCCGGGATCCCCACGCCCGGGCGTCCATCGGCGGCACCATCCACCGACGCACCCTACACGTGGCAAGCAGACGGCGCGCTCGATCACGAGGCCGCGTAG
- the ilvC gene encoding ketol-acid reductoisomerase translates to MTRLYYDADATLDRLSARRVAIIGFGSQGHAHALNLRDSGVDVRVGLSEHSGSRERARTAGLRTQGVAEATREADVVMLLVPDHVQRTVYEDCIAPHVRPGMTLMFAHGFNVHFGEIVPPAHVDVSMVAPKSPGHRVRELYVQGGGVPALFAVHQDASGHATADALAYARALGCTRAGVLETTFREETETDLFGEQAVLCGGVSALVKAGFETLTTAGYRPELAYFECLHELKLIVDLMYQGGLNYMRHSVSDTAEWGDYVAGPQIVNDATRETMRQLLHRIQDGSFARDWIRENRTGRTMFDRARRADVEHQIEQVGRELRRMMPFIQPREVRPGEGAA, encoded by the coding sequence ATGACCCGACTCTATTACGACGCCGACGCGACGCTCGATCGGCTCTCCGCTCGCCGCGTGGCGATCATCGGTTTCGGCAGCCAGGGCCACGCCCACGCCCTCAACCTGCGCGACAGCGGCGTCGATGTGCGCGTGGGCCTGAGCGAACACTCCGGGAGCCGGGAACGGGCGCGCACAGCCGGCCTGCGCACGCAGGGCGTCGCCGAGGCGACCCGCGAGGCTGATGTCGTCATGCTGCTCGTGCCCGATCACGTGCAGCGCACGGTGTACGAGGACTGCATCGCGCCGCACGTGCGCCCAGGCATGACGCTCATGTTCGCCCACGGGTTCAACGTCCACTTCGGCGAGATCGTGCCGCCAGCGCACGTGGACGTGAGCATGGTGGCGCCCAAGTCCCCGGGGCACCGCGTGCGCGAATTGTATGTCCAGGGCGGCGGCGTGCCGGCCCTGTTCGCCGTCCATCAGGACGCGTCGGGACACGCGACCGCCGACGCGCTCGCCTACGCGCGCGCGCTCGGTTGCACGCGGGCCGGGGTGCTCGAGACCACGTTCCGCGAGGAGACCGAGACCGATCTGTTCGGCGAGCAGGCCGTGCTGTGCGGCGGCGTCTCGGCGCTCGTGAAGGCCGGCTTCGAGACGCTCACCACGGCGGGCTATCGCCCTGAACTCGCGTACTTCGAGTGCCTCCACGAACTCAAGCTCATCGTGGACCTCATGTACCAGGGTGGCCTCAACTACATGCGCCACTCGGTGTCGGATACGGCGGAATGGGGCGACTACGTGGCCGGCCCACAGATCGTGAACGACGCGACCCGCGAGACCATGCGCCAGCTCCTGCACCGCATCCAGGACGGTTCGTTTGCGCGCGACTGGATCCGCGAGAACCGCACCGGGCGCACGATGTTCGATCGGGCCCGGCGGGCCGACGTCGAACACCAGATCGAGCAGGTGGGTCGCGAGCTGCGCCGCATGATGCCCTTCATCCAGCCGCGTGAGGTCCGGCCGGGCGAGGGCGCCGCGTGA
- a CDS encoding 2-isopropylmalate synthase has protein sequence MTTDTDETVRIFDTTLRDGEQAPSCTMTRTEKLLVARQLVRLGVDIIEAGFPAASIGDWEAVRAIASELGDPAHGTIICGLARATEADIDRCATALAPACRSRIHTFLATSDIHLEHKLRLSRALALDTVSRMVRYARSRCRDVEFSPEDAARSDRAFLHDVLAAAIEAGATTLNIPDTVGYATPDEYGAMIAAIRDNVPGARDVVLSTHCHDDLGLAVANSLAGVRAGARQVECTINGIGERAGNAALEEVVMALNVRQAAFGVRTRIDTREIGRSSRLVAQCTGTRVAPNKAIVGANAFAHEAGIHQDGLLKHRLTYEIIDARLVGAEGCRLVLGKHSGRHALRQHLVATGHDLDEYEFARVFTRFKDVADRKKSVDDRDIEALVAAETRRPIAAHTLDQVQIASGTHAIPTATVRLRGPDGAMSVASSQGDGPVDAICRAVNLVMGDGAELVEFSVDAVTEGINAVGGVTVKLRQTTESEPVDKGQPLQATGFAAHTDILVATAEAYVAAMNTLRRTRRRLMTPVPDTPAAEGAA, from the coding sequence GTGACCACCGACACCGACGAGACGGTCCGCATCTTCGATACGACGCTGCGCGACGGCGAACAGGCGCCTTCGTGCACCATGACGCGCACCGAAAAGCTGCTCGTGGCGCGACAACTCGTCAGGCTCGGCGTCGACATCATCGAGGCCGGGTTCCCCGCGGCCTCGATCGGCGACTGGGAGGCGGTACGAGCCATCGCCTCGGAGCTGGGCGATCCCGCTCACGGCACCATCATCTGCGGCCTGGCCCGCGCCACCGAGGCCGACATCGACCGCTGCGCCACGGCCCTCGCGCCGGCCTGCCGGAGCCGCATCCACACGTTCCTCGCTACGTCCGACATCCACCTCGAGCACAAGCTTCGACTGAGCCGCGCCCTGGCGCTCGACACCGTGTCGCGGATGGTGCGCTATGCGCGCAGCCGCTGCCGCGATGTGGAGTTTTCGCCTGAGGACGCGGCCCGTTCCGACCGCGCCTTCCTCCACGACGTGCTCGCCGCCGCCATCGAGGCCGGTGCGACGACCCTCAACATCCCGGATACGGTCGGTTACGCCACGCCTGACGAATACGGCGCGATGATCGCCGCGATCCGCGACAACGTGCCGGGTGCCCGTGACGTCGTGCTCAGCACGCATTGCCACGATGACCTCGGCCTCGCCGTGGCCAACTCGCTCGCTGGCGTTCGGGCCGGCGCGCGGCAGGTGGAATGCACCATCAACGGCATCGGGGAGCGAGCGGGCAACGCGGCGCTCGAAGAGGTGGTGATGGCGCTCAACGTGCGCCAGGCCGCCTTCGGCGTTCGCACACGCATCGACACGCGCGAGATCGGCCGAAGCTCGCGGCTCGTGGCACAATGCACCGGGACGCGCGTCGCGCCCAACAAGGCCATCGTCGGCGCCAACGCCTTCGCGCACGAAGCAGGCATTCACCAGGACGGATTGCTCAAGCACCGCCTGACGTACGAGATCATCGACGCGCGCCTGGTGGGTGCGGAGGGCTGCCGCCTGGTACTGGGCAAACACTCGGGGCGGCACGCGTTGCGCCAGCACCTCGTGGCCACAGGTCATGACCTGGACGAATACGAGTTCGCCAGGGTCTTCACCCGATTCAAGGACGTTGCCGACCGCAAGAAGTCGGTCGACGATCGCGACATCGAAGCGCTCGTGGCCGCCGAGACGCGCCGGCCGATCGCAGCACACACCCTCGATCAGGTGCAGATCGCGAGCGGGACACACGCGATTCCGACGGCGACGGTCCGCCTGCGTGGGCCGGACGGCGCGATGTCGGTCGCCTCGTCCCAGGGCGATGGACCGGTCGACGCCATCTGCCGCGCAGTGAACCTGGTCATGGGCGATGGCGCCGAACTCGTGGAGTTCTCCGTCGATGCGGTGACCGAAGGGATCAACGCGGTCGGTGGCGTCACGGTGAAGCTGCGCCAAACCACGGAGAGCGAACCAGTGGACAAAGGTCAACCGCTGCAGGCCACCGGGTTTGCCGCACACACCGACATTCTCGTGGCCACGGCCGAGGCGTACGTCGCGGCCATGAATACCCTGCGTCGGACCCGGCGAAGACTGATGACTCCGGTCCCGGACACACCGGCCGCGGAAGGTGCCGCATGA
- the leuC gene encoding 3-isopropylmalate dehydratase large subunit: MNGPRTLVDRIWDAHVVRAATTDTPDILYIDLHLVHEVTSAQAFAELEARGLGVRRPERTMATLDHATPTARDAATGQLAQPAPPALAQIERLASNARQHRVPLLDMQDQRRGIVHVVGPELGLTHPGMTIVCGDSHTSTHGAFGALAFGIGTSEVANVLATQSLLLARPRTMEVHVEGTPGPGVTAKDLVLAIIARLGVGGGTGHVIEYTGSVIRALDMEGRMTVCNMSIEAGARAGLVAPDDTTFAYLAGRPHAPRGAAWDTAVATWRELRTDPGAVYDARVAIDVTALAPMISWGTNPGMTIPIDGRIPQPSGVPDETERAQLERALAYMALEPGTPMLGRRVDVVFVGSCTNARISDLRAAASVLHGRRVASNVRMLVVPGSQAVKRQAEDEGLAEVFAAAGAEWRESGCSMCIAMNGDQLDRGQYAVSTSNRNFEGRQGAGGRTFLASPLTAAASAVVGRITDVRTLS; the protein is encoded by the coding sequence ATGAACGGGCCTCGCACGCTCGTGGACCGGATCTGGGACGCTCACGTCGTCCGCGCCGCAACCACGGACACACCGGATATCCTCTACATCGACCTGCACCTCGTACACGAGGTGACGTCGGCGCAGGCCTTTGCCGAACTCGAGGCGCGCGGCCTTGGAGTACGCCGGCCCGAGCGCACCATGGCGACGCTCGACCACGCTACACCGACCGCCCGCGACGCCGCGACCGGTCAGCTCGCGCAGCCAGCTCCGCCCGCACTGGCGCAGATCGAGCGCCTCGCCTCAAACGCTCGGCAGCATCGCGTGCCGCTCCTCGACATGCAGGACCAGCGTCGCGGTATCGTGCACGTCGTCGGCCCCGAACTCGGCCTCACGCACCCAGGCATGACCATCGTGTGCGGCGACAGCCACACCAGCACGCACGGCGCGTTTGGAGCGCTCGCCTTTGGCATCGGCACGTCCGAGGTGGCCAACGTACTGGCCACGCAGTCCCTGCTCCTCGCGCGGCCCCGGACGATGGAGGTCCACGTGGAGGGCACGCCGGGGCCCGGCGTCACGGCCAAGGATCTCGTCCTCGCGATCATCGCGCGACTGGGCGTCGGTGGCGGCACGGGCCACGTGATCGAATACACTGGCTCCGTCATTCGCGCGCTCGACATGGAGGGCCGCATGACGGTGTGCAACATGTCGATCGAGGCGGGTGCGCGCGCCGGGCTCGTTGCGCCCGACGACACCACGTTTGCGTACCTGGCCGGACGACCGCATGCGCCTCGTGGTGCCGCGTGGGACACAGCCGTCGCCACGTGGCGAGAACTGCGCACAGACCCCGGGGCTGTGTACGATGCCCGGGTCGCGATCGACGTGACGGCGCTTGCACCGATGATCTCCTGGGGCACGAACCCGGGCATGACCATCCCCATCGACGGACGCATCCCGCAACCGAGCGGCGTGCCTGACGAGACCGAGCGCGCACAACTCGAACGCGCCCTGGCGTACATGGCCCTCGAGCCAGGCACGCCAATGCTGGGACGGCGCGTGGACGTCGTCTTCGTGGGCAGCTGCACGAATGCCCGCATCTCCGACCTGCGCGCGGCCGCGTCTGTCCTGCACGGGCGTCGCGTGGCCAGCAACGTACGCATGCTGGTGGTACCGGGATCGCAGGCAGTGAAGCGACAGGCCGAGGACGAAGGGCTGGCGGAGGTCTTCGCGGCAGCGGGCGCCGAATGGCGGGAGAGCGGTTGCTCGATGTGCATCGCGATGAACGGCGATCAGCTCGATCGCGGGCAATACGCCGTGAGCACGAGTAACCGCAACTTCGAGGGCCGACAGGGCGCTGGCGGCAGAACTTTTCTCGCATCCCCGCTCACCGCCGCCGCGTCGGCCGTGGTCGGCCGCATCACCGACGTGAGGACCCTCAGCTGA
- the leuD gene encoding 3-isopropylmalate dehydratase small subunit, with translation MQPFTRLTSHAVVLLRDDVDTDQIIPARFLTTTSRAGLGRHLFADWRTTPPSGAPFDRDHPAHSGARILIVGRNFGCGSSREHAAWAIAGFGFRVVIARSFADIFRSNALKNGLVPVALTDEDHASLLVAIGLNGECEIRVDLATMTVSAGAMSWDFTLPAFARRCLLDGVDELGFLLGATPEIAAFEARHPATIATTG, from the coding sequence ATGCAACCCTTCACCCGACTCACCTCACACGCGGTCGTGCTGTTGCGCGACGATGTCGACACCGACCAGATCATTCCTGCCCGTTTCCTCACCACGACTTCCCGGGCAGGACTCGGTCGCCACCTGTTCGCCGACTGGCGAACGACGCCACCGTCCGGTGCGCCGTTCGATCGCGATCACCCGGCGCATTCCGGCGCGCGCATTCTCATCGTGGGCCGCAACTTCGGATGCGGTTCCTCGCGCGAACACGCCGCGTGGGCCATCGCCGGCTTCGGCTTCCGTGTGGTGATCGCCCGATCGTTCGCCGACATCTTCAGGAGCAACGCGCTCAAGAACGGGCTCGTCCCCGTGGCGCTCACGGACGAGGATCATGCCTCCCTGCTCGTCGCGATCGGACTCAATGGTGAATGCGAGATCCGCGTCGATCTGGCCACGATGACCGTGTCAGCGGGCGCGATGTCCTGGGACTTCACGCTTCCGGCCTTCGCGCGCCGCTGCCTCCTCGATGGAGTCGATGAACTCGGATTCCTCCTCGGTGCCACTCCCGAGATCGCGGCGTTCGAGGCACGACATCCGGCCACGATCGCCACCACCGGCTGA
- the leuB gene encoding 3-isopropylmalate dehydrogenase, translated as MHARIALLAGDGVGPEVAAEAVKVLTAVGRVAGHRFEFAPALVGGAAIDATGSALPAATRDVVAASDATLLGAVGGPRWNAAPVRPESGLLELRAFMGVYANLRPVPLFDAGRRMSPLRAEVLDGVDLVVVRELTGGLYYGDRHRGGDVAWETCRYSELEVARVVRVAARLAITRRRKLTSIDKANVLETSRLWRQVTERVMRDEFPDVTLDHLYVDAAAMFLVREPARFDVLVTENLFGDILSDESSVLAGSIGLLPSASLGEAVDGRPPAGLYEPIHGSAPDIAGRGIANPIGMILSTAMMLRHSFALDAEARLVEAAVAAALDDGWLTPDVASAERPARSTADVGSEIARRIEAGYP; from the coding sequence ATGCACGCACGCATTGCCTTGCTCGCCGGCGACGGCGTGGGCCCCGAGGTTGCCGCCGAAGCCGTGAAAGTCCTGACGGCCGTCGGCCGCGTCGCGGGACATCGCTTCGAGTTTGCGCCCGCGCTCGTCGGCGGCGCCGCGATCGACGCGACCGGATCCGCGCTGCCAGCCGCAACGCGCGACGTGGTCGCCGCCTCGGACGCGACGCTCCTCGGCGCAGTGGGTGGGCCCCGGTGGAACGCGGCGCCCGTGCGACCCGAATCCGGGCTGCTCGAGCTGCGCGCGTTCATGGGCGTCTATGCGAATCTGCGGCCCGTTCCGCTGTTCGACGCCGGTCGACGCATGTCGCCCCTGCGTGCCGAGGTGCTCGATGGCGTGGACCTCGTGGTCGTTCGCGAGCTGACCGGGGGGCTCTACTATGGCGACCGGCATCGCGGGGGCGACGTGGCCTGGGAGACGTGCCGGTATTCGGAGTTGGAGGTCGCCCGTGTCGTGCGCGTTGCGGCGCGGCTCGCCATTACGCGACGCCGAAAGCTCACGTCGATCGACAAGGCCAACGTGCTCGAGACCTCTCGACTCTGGCGCCAGGTCACGGAGCGCGTGATGCGCGACGAGTTCCCCGACGTCACCCTCGATCACCTCTACGTGGACGCAGCAGCCATGTTCCTCGTGCGCGAGCCGGCCCGATTCGACGTGCTCGTGACCGAGAACCTCTTTGGCGATATCCTGTCGGACGAGTCGTCGGTGCTCGCCGGGTCCATCGGGCTGCTGCCGTCGGCGTCGTTGGGTGAGGCGGTCGATGGTCGGCCACCGGCCGGATTGTACGAACCGATCCACGGTTCTGCGCCAGACATTGCGGGGCGCGGCATCGCGAACCCGATCGGCATGATCCTGAGCACCGCGATGATGCTGCGCCACTCGTTCGCGCTCGACGCCGAAGCACGCCTGGTAGAGGCGGCCGTGGCCGCGGCGCTCGATGATGGGTGGCTGACGCCGGACGTCGCGTCAGCGGAGCGTCCCGCACGATCAACGGCCGACGTCGGGTCGGAGATCGCGCGCCGGATTGAAGCTGGCTATCCGTGA